Proteins found in one Brachyspira murdochii DSM 12563 genomic segment:
- the grdC gene encoding glycine/sarcosine/betaine reductase complex component C subunit beta: MSYAVLKAAAYAIVHAPDMVVNNGTTQTVEREVNPDSDYLKKLKEHLRPFEDVVNYAPNQTYIGNLHPEELKKLASQVSDEVKKAGGSWIGVPCKGERNGKFGEIFAEDEFIFMMKISDVFELVYLEAEFEKKMRDAYIASESKYKTEEEIKKDLAQVKCETKIDEIERLIKEEHAEGLYFNEKLVGCIKRAHDVDINLSAHVIFENLAVKASGIMALKELIRKKNIDPKTIDLVIECSEEACGDMNQRGGGNFAKSIAEIAGIPNATGFDIRGFCAAPSHALVTAASLVKAGSYKNVVIVAGGATAKLGMNGKSHVTKNLPIIEDILGAFAVLISENDGVHPIIRTDVLGRHTVATGSAPQAVMTSLIVNPLEKANLKVTDIDKYTVEMQNPDVTKPAGAGDVPEANYKMIAAIGVKKGDLERSQIAEFVDKNGMSGWAPTQGHIPSGVPYLGYAIEDIMAGKINRVMLIGKGSLFLGRMTNLFDGISVIIEKNSGDKGTSEGVSKEEVNKLIANAMRDFAKSMLGE; encoded by the coding sequence ATGAGTTATGCTGTATTAAAAGCTGCTGCTTATGCTATAGTACATGCACCTGATATGGTGGTTAATAATGGTACTACGCAGACAGTTGAAAGAGAAGTTAATCCTGATTCGGACTATTTGAAAAAACTTAAAGAACATCTCAGACCTTTTGAAGATGTTGTAAATTATGCTCCTAACCAAACTTATATTGGTAATCTTCACCCTGAAGAATTAAAAAAACTTGCATCTCAGGTTTCTGATGAAGTTAAAAAAGCTGGAGGAAGCTGGATAGGTGTGCCTTGTAAAGGTGAAAGAAACGGTAAATTCGGTGAAATTTTTGCTGAAGATGAATTCATTTTTATGATGAAAATATCTGATGTATTTGAATTGGTATATTTGGAAGCTGAATTTGAGAAAAAAATGAGAGATGCTTATATTGCTTCGGAATCTAAATATAAAACAGAAGAAGAAATTAAAAAAGATTTAGCTCAGGTAAAATGTGAGACTAAAATCGATGAAATAGAAAGATTAATAAAAGAGGAACATGCTGAAGGTTTATATTTCAATGAAAAATTAGTAGGCTGTATTAAAAGAGCACATGATGTTGATATTAACTTAAGTGCACATGTTATTTTTGAAAACTTAGCAGTTAAAGCTTCTGGTATTATGGCTTTAAAAGAACTTATCAGAAAGAAAAACATTGATCCTAAAACAATTGATTTGGTTATAGAATGTTCTGAAGAGGCTTGCGGCGATATGAACCAAAGAGGAGGCGGTAACTTCGCTAAAAGTATAGCTGAAATTGCTGGAATACCTAATGCTACAGGTTTTGATATTAGAGGATTCTGTGCTGCTCCTTCACATGCTTTGGTAACTGCTGCTTCTTTAGTTAAAGCTGGTTCTTATAAAAATGTAGTAATAGTTGCAGGCGGTGCTACTGCTAAATTGGGTATGAATGGTAAAAGCCATGTAACTAAAAATCTTCCTATCATCGAAGATATATTAGGTGCTTTTGCTGTACTTATCAGTGAGAATGACGGAGTACACCCTATAATAAGAACAGATGTACTTGGAAGACATACTGTTGCTACTGGTTCTGCTCCTCAGGCAGTTATGACATCTTTGATAGTAAATCCGCTAGAAAAAGCAAACTTAAAAGTTACAGATATAGATAAATATACCGTAGAAATGCAGAACCCTGATGTAACTAAACCTGCAGGTGCTGGTGATGTTCCAGAGGCTAATTATAAAATGATAGCAGCTATTGGTGTTAAGAAAGGCGACTTAGAAAGAAGCCAAATAGCTGAATTTGTTGATAAAAATGGTATGTCTGGCTGGGCTCCAACTCAAGGTCATATACCATCTGGAGTACCTTATTTGGGTTATGCTATTGAAGACATTATGGCTGGTAAAATTAATCGTGTAATGCTTATAGGTAAAGGTTCATTATTTTTAGGAAGAATGACTAATCTTTTTGACGGTATATCTGTTATTATCGAAAAAAACAGCGGTGATAAAGGTACAAGCGAAGGTGTTTCAAAAGAAGAAGTTAATAAACTTATTGCTAATGCTATGAGAGATTTCGCTAAAAGTATGTTAGGTGAGTAA